The genomic DNA CATCACTGTTGAAATTTCAAGTTTTAGTACTGGTTAGTATCCCCTACGTAATGAATAACGACTTAAAATCAATGTATGAAAGTGAATTTGAGAGAGTAAGTAGAGCAGTGTTACCTAACTGGACATTATTCTAATCACTGCCAAGCCAGTGTTCTGCTTCTGTACAGTGCTGGTGGAGCAGAGGCTGTTCCAGTGAGTAGAGGATTGGAGAGAGGATCACTGCTTCTTTCTGTGTATGGGTTATTGTGAGTCAGTTTTTAAATGGGGGGCTGCCTTTACTTTGAGGTATGTATTGGTAAGAATAAAGTAGCAGAACTCGCCTATGGAAGTAGCAATTTTTCCATTTAACTAAACATTTTATGTCTTTTAGGACTTGGCAGATGAACTTGCTCTTGTTGATGTCATAGAAGACAAATTGAAGGGAGAGATGATGGATCTCCAGCATGGCAGCCTTTTCCTTAGAACACCAAAAATTGTCTCTGGCAAAGGTTGATTTCTATACGTTCATATTGGAGTCCCTGCTAGACTTATCCTTTATCAGCCTCTAAATCCCACCTCTTCAAAGATTTCTCTTTTATGTAGGAGAAGATAGCCTTTGAGCAATTTTGCTTTGGTACCTATGGATATcaaaatttctatttctagttaatGGTTTGAAATGGAAATTCAATTTGTCCATGATGTGAAAAGTATCTGAATTAGAATGTAATTAGTAAAGCTCCTTAGGTCCATATTTAACCACATGgcttcaaatatttaaattaaatatatttactttcCCTGCTTCCTTTTATACATTAACACAAGGTTGAGTATAGGGTAAAGGAGCCTGTTCAGATATTCTTGGCTTGTccttttcacacacacaaacaccagccAGAAAACTTAGACATGGGCCCAAATAGTATTTGTTTTGACAGCTGAAAATCATTGACTACTTATCTCATCTTTGGGTTAATCATCCTGTGCCATAAGGTATCAAGGAGCAAGACATGCTTGATAAGTGTGAAGTTGCCTCTGCTTTTAAAAAGGAGAGTCTGTCCCTGGGCTGATATGACCACAATTAGGTAGTTAAATAGAAATAGGAGTATGCAAGACTGAGTATTGAGCAGAGGTGGCAAAATTCTGGGAATTTAGATTCCTTACATTCCTTTCAGCTCTGCCTAGTTGTAGTTATATAAAGTCACAATGTGACTAAAACCAGAATACGAGGAAGGTGTTGATGTTCTCTTCTTCCACACTACGTGGCCCCTGTTaaaactgaaaactaaaagagTCTGGGGGACATTTGGGGTGTTAATCTGTGTATGCAAggaagtagggaagtgacaaaacACAGATAAAACTTCATAAAAACAATTTGAGGAAACAAGTTTTTGCTGGCTAGGTAGGGAATTCTCTTAAAGGCATTAACCTGGTTATTATTTCCCTTTGTCTAGACTATAATGTGACAGCAAACTCTAAGCTGGTTATTATCACTGCTGGGGCACGTCAGCAAGAAGGAGAAAGCCGTCTTAATCTGGTCCAGCGTAATGTGAATATCTTTAAATTCATCATTCCTAATGTTGTAAAATACAGCCCAAACTGCAAGTTGCTTATTGTTTCCAATCCAGGTGAGATTTTTAATTGCATAAATAGGTGAGCTAGTGTAAAATTGATAGTACATGTCATATTTTGTATACACATTTATTTATCGTAGCTATTATTTCCTCCTGAGAATGGATTTCTGTTTTTGTAAAACtgttaaagtttaaaatattaaaggagAAACAATGCCTCTTAATGTAGTTGGAACCTTAAAATTAGTTACTTGCCCAAGAAGATCTTGGATAAGGGATACGGTTATGGAAGTTTTATTGATAAACAGTTTATTTGCATTAAACCACACTTCTTGAATACTTAATATATTTGCTATATTATACATAGTAGAGGCTTAAAAATACCAACACAAATATTAGTCATCAATATCAAGATCCTTAGGGAGCCATATATCTTGAGTAGCCAATCATCTAGTGATTTACCTAGTATCTTTACCTAAATGTTTTCTTCATAGTGGATATCTTGACCTATGTGGCTTGGAAGATAAGCGGCTTTCCCAAAAACCGTGTTATTGGAAGTGGTTGCAATCTGGATTCAGCCCGGTTCCGTTATCTCATGGGGGAAAGGCTGGGAGTTCACCCATTAAGCTGTCATGGGTGGGTCCTCGGAGAGCATGGAGACTCTAGTGGTAAGCATAacttgttttctccttttgttttcaAAAAGATTGTGTAACATATTGACAAGAGTTTCACAATCAAATCAGAGCCGAAATCAGATATCCATTCATCAGGGTAAAATGTTTTCTAGAAATCTATCTTGGTATAATTATATGCTAAGAATTGTTAAGATTTTAGCTACTTTGTATGACATTTTATAGCATAGAAGATAGGGAATGAAATTTCTTATGACAGGCATAGTAAATAAGTTGAGAATTATTAGGATGACCGAGTCATTTAATATCACAGCTATTTATACTTGACTTGAACAGCTTGGCCCGGGAAAGGTCAGCAAATCCAAAAGGACTATATGAGAAACTCTATTATTATCACAGCTGAAAGATCATTTGTGCAGAGTTCTCATTTCTTTATGCTGAGAAAATCTCCTTTGTTATCTCAGACTGTCAAATATGTATGGATTAAATATCCCAATAGGTTAGAATATAGTGAAAAATCTTAGTTTTATAATCTAATCAACACACATCTAAAAGTAAGGGTATTCATAGCCTTGACCATCTACCAAAGGGAATGATCGCCCAGATAAGAAAAGAGAATTAGAAAAATGGGTCAAAATTACTAGTCTGCTGGATGGTACATGGAAATAAATGTATTCTGAATATTTAATTCAGTGCCTGTGTGGAGTGGAGTAAATGTTGCTGGTGTCTCCCTGAAGAATCTGCATCCTGATTTAGGCACTGATGCAGATAAGGAACAGTggaaagaggttcacaaacaggTCGTTGACAGGTAATAGATCTTGTAATTTGGCAATATGGGAGCTTAACAtttaatactttatttaaaaGATTAATAGCTTAATAGTATTTGCATTTGAGTACCTTTtgttagaaaattttttttctaaatcttcaTTAAAGACCATACTATAAAACAGGTatagatattaaaaattatagaCATTAGCTAGTCTTTTTTTTGCCATATTTCTGTATAGTATGATAAATCTGTGCTTATATTATAAACTATTAAGCTAAAACCAGTTAGATTGTCTACCCTATTTGAGATTCAGTTTTTACTTCAATGGTATATATGATTCAGTtaggaataaaaattttaaaatccaaGTTCCTATTATAGTTTTTATGAATAGAAACAGCTAGCTTCTTGTTTATTTAGATGATTATAAAGTTTTAAGCAGTGTCTAGATTCAGAATGGtactaaaaatgtaaataattattaattGTTAGAAATTGTTGAAACAGGGAAGCTTTCAACTTGGTGGCATTATTTATTATAAGTCATGGGTCTTATGAACCTCAGATCTGCAGAATTTAATAATGACTCATGAATTGGTGTAGGCAAGGACTTCTTACTTGTATTTACTTAATTAAATGAAACCTGAAACATTTACAATAGCTGTCAACTAACTGTGGTGTTTGTTGGGTCAGGATTACTGGCCTGGTAGTACTTGGAAATGAGTGGTACTCCTTCCCCGTTCATCCCTCTGTCTCCCCTTTCCCCATCACTTGATATAATACTGAGTTAAGCACGTTATGTGTATTCTTGGATTTCTTATTAAAATTCAAGGTTACATTTAAAAGAGTCATGTTTTGTTGCATATAGCTATAGTTACTTGTTTTGATAGCAGTATACTATTCTACTGTGTGCCACACATTCACTTTCTGTGTATATACTGCAATTTAGCCATTCCCATGTTGGAGAGCATTGGGCTTGTTGCCAGACTTTTGCTATTACAGTACTGTTATAAAGATCCCTGTACATAGTATACTGGTATACATGGTAAGGGTTACTCTGAGGTGTATAATGTAAGTTTTTGGCATTATTTACTATAAGGTATATGTGTGGtgaaagttttttttcctttgtttctcccACCTAATTTTTGCTACCTTTCCATGCCCTTCCCTACTCTCCAGTGCCTATGAGGTTATCAAACTGAAAGGGTACACTTCCTGGGCCATTGGACTGTCTGTGGCAGACTTGGCAGAAAGTATAATGAAGAATCTTAGACGGGTGCATCCAATTTCCACCATGATTAAGGTAGGTCTGTGTAGTGATACATCGTATTTGAATGCCATAATTTCCTGGTATTTTAACAAGATTGTTCTGTGGAAGCAGATTAATGTAAGTCCTCAATCACAGATCTAAGTGAACTAAATTAGTGCAGTCACAACTTTACTTTTGGGAAAGAAATGGTGAGCTTTAGGTTTACTGGCCACTAACACTGTGTTCGGTACATAGGTACTTGGTAAATTAAACAACTAAAAATGTTGCTTTCAATTATGTTGAGGTGGGTGGAAGACCACAAAAGaagtagatttttttcctttgggaaaaaTAGAAATCACTCAAGTTAGAGTTACCAAAGTAGTCGATAAAGGTTGGAAGATCACAGAAAGAGTTTAGATTTTCTTCTAGAGCAGAATCTTACTGCTATTTTAATGACTTGCACTGTTCGTTACATCCCAACTGAAAATCTGGAAAGGAGTTTCTACTTTTATCGAGTTGTGTTAAATAAGCTTCATAATTACAGAGAATGAAAgtaaatgtgaaatatttttattttgtcttcagGGTCTCTATGGAATAAAAGATGATGTCTTCCTTAGTGTTCCCTGCATCTTGGGTCAGAATGGAATCTCTGATGTTGTGAAGGTGACCCTGACTCCTGAGGAAGAGGCCCGTTTGAAGAAGAGTGCAGATACACTGTGGGGCATCCAGAAAGAGCTGCAGTTTTAAAGTCTGCTAATGTCCTACCACTTCACCATCTAGGCCAGAACAGGATTTTAGTTGGAGGTTGTGCATCTTGTCCTTTTTATCTGATCTGTGACTAAAGACATTAAGACAGCGTACAAAACATCGGTTTCCTCAAGTTAGAAATAGAAATGGTTCATAAAACCATGCAGCTCTATCCTGATGCTGGATGGTACTTAATATTGTATAGTCCTAAACTAGATATTTCCACCACCTCAGGGGCACCACTGCCAATGTTAGGTATTCTGCAGTTGCTCTTCAAACCAGATGTGTGTTATAAAACTTCTGGTTCCTTCACCCAGTATGCCTAGTCCAACTTTATTTTCTCCAATCACATCCTGGGATCCAATGTATAAATCCAATGTTGCATTTATTATGTATAACTGTTCTGAGGATCTTATTTTGTGTACTTATATGTATCAGAGTAGTGTACATTGCCATatgatgtaaaaagaaaaatctgcatataaaaaATGCAACCAACTATCCAAGTGTCATACCAACTAAAACACCAAATAAACCTTGAACAGTGACTACTCTGTTAATTTATTAAGATATAAAGTCATAGAGCTGTTACTTACTCATTTCATTATTGGGAGCCATTAGGGTATTTTTGGACAACACTGCAATGATTTTTTAAGTGGTACTGTTTACTAATAAGGCTTTAGTTTAACATACATTAAGGGTTTGACTAGATTGTTTCAGTACTATTTGCATGAATATCATTTACTATACCATGATGCTTTGCCACTACAaggaaaaacagatttttaacaACATTTACTCTCTGGAGGCCCATAACATAATTGTACTTAGTGGTATTTTTTATACCAAATAATCCTTGGTAGTTGTCTACTCAAAATTTCACTTAAATTTCCctcaaaatatttccattattatGACTTATCCAGGCCTAAAAGCCATAATTCTAGAGGTTAACTGGAACAATTTTGTCATCACTTCTCCAGGATCTTCACCCAGTTTCCTTCCTAAAACAGCCTTAAGATAAAATCTACATATAAAACACCCCTTTAAGGTGTACAATTGTGTAGATTCAAATAGTTGGGCAACCTTTACCACTATCTAAGAACTTAAtacctcaaaaagaaacctgTACTTAACTCCTATAGCCTTTTGTAAACTTAGTTGccttcagtctttttaaaaagaatcatttatattaatttcatatTATTTGAAACAAGTTAGTCAATACTAGTGTGACTGGGAAGTAATGGTTAACAGATTTATTAAACTTTCATGAATTTTCAGATTTACTCTTGTAaagcttccttactttctggcacaaTAAGTATTCCAGGTTCACATTTTATCTTCCTGCCTCGCAACGAATAGGCCAAATCTGCCAGAAaccctgattctttttttttttttatatcgttcatgtacaattacttgaacaacattatggttactagacttcccctattaccattccccccacataccccgttacagtcactgtccatcagcatagtgggatgctatagaatcattacttgtcttctctgtatatactgcctttcccgtttcccccctgctacattatgtgtgcttattgtaatgcccctttttcccccttatccctcccttcctacccatcctccccagtccctttccctttggtaactgtaagtccattcttgggttctgtgagtctgctgctgttctgttccttcagttttttctttgttcttacactccacagataagtgaaatcatttgatacttgtctttctctgcctggcttatttcactgagcataataccctctagttccaaccatgttgttgcaaatggtaggatttgttttcttatggctgagtaatattctgtgtatatgtaccacgtcttctttatccatctactgatggacacttaggttgcttccatttcttggctattgtaaatagtgctgtgataaacataggggtgcatgtctgtTTCAAACTGTAAGTCCTGATTCTTTTTATGGAATATGATCTCACTTTAGTCTTAATAACTTTGAAAGTGGATTAAGTAGGCCTTGGTCCCATCTCATGTAAGTGGCCAGTTAGTAGGAGAAGCATCTGGAGTGTTCAGAACATGGTTCTCCTTccacatatgtaaatatatatgttttccatATAGACAGTAAGTCTCTATATGTGTatcttcaaagagaaaaaaattttttcccacTAAAGCCCATGttgcaaaataaaattaccagGGCTTCAAAGCCATGTTATCTCAAAATTCTTTACTAAGAGCCTGCTATACTGAATTGGAATATATATGCAAATCTTGGCTCTCCTTTATTTACAATGCTACAGTCATGGAAAATGCTAAGTTAGTGTGGATTGTAGCCAcacacagaacccacttaggtaCAGAGGACATCAAGTGCCTGCCAATGTCCCTATGCCTTGGGCAGGTAGAAATGATAAAGAACCTCTTTACCTAGAGCAGGAATTTGGTCACTACCAAGATGACACCTTCTTTGGCCACGAGAAGCCTGAGGCAGGTGTAGAGCTTCCATTCATCCAGGTCAGCAGTATATCCCTCTCAAATTTGTAAATGAGGTGCAAGGGGCCTGTAGTTGCTATGGAAGGTAGCACACAAGCAAGTGGTGGTACAGGACCAATAGCACCACTCCTATCTACTTGAGGAAACCTCTTGCTTGGGGCTGGTAGTAAGCTGTGAAAACTGTCATAAGAGAAGCAGGAGCAATATAGGGAGGTGGTGGTAACTAACATATTGGTCAGGGAAAAATAGAGGAAGTGCCATTTATGCTCAAAACTGAGCAATCAACTTTGACAAGGGCTGGGGAAGAACTTTTCAGATATAAGGAACATCAAAAAAGTCCTGAGCCAAGAAAAAGCAATCAAAAGCTAGAGGGGAGTGTGGTGACTGTCTCGAGATTAACTTGGAAGGGTGAAAAGAGGCAAGTCTTGTATGTCTTAGGTGATGgtaaaaatggatttttaagtgtaatggaaagccattgaAGGGTTTAAAGCAGGGTTATTGGGTGCTCTGAActacattaaaaacaaaccatAGGGgcaaaggattaaagatggtggcatgagaagtgagacagaggcttcctcctaaaaccacatatactacagaaatataattaatacaacaatcctgaaagagcaacaggaaagagtacTGCACccaactgcatacacctggatagaagaataaacctcatggaacagggtaatgtaaaaaagccgtgacctggcagaacccaagccctttccccaccccagctcactggtgggaggaagagaaatggagcagggagggagcggaggcctgggactgctgaatacctaattctggagatctgttctgggagcacaaacatgcatttcatggtgcttttatggtactcttgtgataagggggttggaaagctaagacaggcagaattcctggagagactgagattccagccacttgtggaaagccgtgatccatatccggctgctctgggacaaaagaaaggcgggcagtctgagagacttcctaacagcaagagggctgctaaaggggcaaggtttgcacagagcttactgctcaagagaaaggacaggtagacaaaattgtccaggtgcactctgcccagcaggttgggagctttcacagtcTTCAGGCGcttcagctccctggctggctgcacagctccaaggcccccctccatgatacacagcctactgtgcctttcttccGGCCAGACCCatctggctcgcaaaccagcaaaccctaccctggcgttaggccagtCAGAGAGAGCACCTGTTTACAGCAACTACAGAtgcaaaacatagaggcttatacctgtgtgctcagcccactggttcaggcagtggaggcatgcatagcagccgggaagcaggacactattgatggacacttaggttgcttagtGTCCTCCCATCAGGCACCAATaacactcccctgcgacccccgacattgcttcaggggctgagtagcACCAGAGAGTAGAGTTCTGAGCACTaaagggcgccatatacaaatatgaaacgccaaaggaacctggttcacataaaattatgaatacaactccttAGAAAAATTTAACTGatatcaacctcatgaatcttcctgaaagggatttcaaaataaaaatcattaacatgctcatggaggaacagaaaaatattcaagaactcaggaatgaattccagtcagagatccaatcattgaagagcacaatggagggtttaaaaagcagattagatatggtagaggagatgataaatgaaataaaaactagagaagaagaatacaaagaagctgaggcacagagaggaaaaaggatctctaagaatgaaagaatattgagagaactgtgtgaccaatccaaacagaacaatatttgcatgaaaggggtaccagaagaagaacagagagaaaaaaggatataaagtgtctttgacaaagtaattgctgaaaaactccccaatctggggaaggagatagtctctcaggccatggatatgcacagatctcccaacacaagggacccaaggaagacaacaccaagacatatagtaattaaaatggcaaagatcaaggataaggacagactattaaaagcagccagagagacaaataagatcacatacaaaggaaagcccatcaggctatcatcagacttctcagcagaaaccttacaggccagaaaggagtagcATGATGTgtctaatgcaatgaagcagaagagcctcgaaccaagattactttatctggcaagattatcatttaaatttgaaggagcgattaaacaatttccagatatgcaagagctgagggaatttacctcccacagaccatctctacagtctattttggagggactgctatagatggaagtgttcctaaggtttaatagctgtcaccagaggtaataaaaccacagtaaagaaagcagaacagctaattactaagcaaatgcaaaattaaattaactattcccaaagtcaatcaagggatagacaaagagtatagaatatgatacctaatatataaagaatggaggaggaagaaaaaggaggagacaaaaagaacctttagaatgtgtttgtaatagcatattaagtgagttaagttagactcttagatagtaaggaagttaacattgaacctttggtaaccatgaatctaaagcctgcaatggcaatacgtacatacctatcgataagcaccctaaatgtaaatggactgaatgcaccaatcaaaagacatagagtcactgaatggataaaaaaacaagacccatctatatgctgcctacaagagactcactttaaacccaaagataaacacagaataaaagtgaagggatggaaaaagatatttcatacaattaatagggagaaaaaagcaggatttgcagtacttgtatcagacaaaacagacttcaaaacaaagtcataagagacaaagaaggacattacataatgatacaggggtcaatccaacaagaaggtataaccattataaatatctatgcacctaacacaggaacacctacatatgtgaaacaaatactaacagaattaaagggggaaatagaatgcaatgcattcattctaggagacttcaacactccactcactctgaaggacagatcaaccagagagaaaataagtaaggagacagaggcactgaacaacacattagaacagatggacctaatagacatctacagaactctacacccaaaagcagcagaatacacattcttttcaaatgcacatggaacattttcaagaatagatcatatactaggccacaaaaagagcctcagtaaattcaaaaagattgaaatcataccaaccagtttctcagaccacaaaggtataaaactagaaataaattatgcaaagaatatgaaaaatcccacaaacacatggaggcttcagaacacgctcctaaataaccaatggatcaatgaccaaataaaaacagagatcaagcaatatatggagacaaatgaaaacaataattcaacaccacaaagtctgtgggacgcagcgaaggccatgcttaGAGAAAAGTAtagtgcaatacaggcctacctcaggaaagaagaacaatatcATATGAGTAGTCTAAACTCACGAttcatgaaactagaaaaagagaacaaatgcgACCCAACGTCAGTAGAAGGAgacacataataaagattagaacataaataaataaaatcgagaagaataaaacaataaaaagaatcaatgaaaacaggagctggttcttcaagaaaataaacaaaatagataaacccttagccagacttatcaagaaaaaaaagagagtctacttacataaacagaatcagaaatgagaaaggaaaaatcatgacggacaccacagaaatacaaagaattattagagaatactatgaaaaattatatgccaacaaactggataacctagaagaaatggaaaaatttctagaaagatacaacattccaaggctgacccagaaagaaacagaaaatctgaacagaccaattaccagcaatgaaattgaactggtaatcaaaaacctacctaagaacaaaactgcttgaccagatggcttcactgctgaatttgatcaaacatctagtgaagacctaatacccattctccttaaagttttccaaagagtagaaaaagagggaatacttccaaactcattctatgaggccagcatcactataataccaaaaccaggcaaagacaccacaaaaaaggagaattacagaccaatatccctgataaacatagatgcaaaaatgcccaacaaaatatt from Manis pentadactyla isolate mManPen7 chromosome 9, mManPen7.hap1, whole genome shotgun sequence includes the following:
- the LDHA gene encoding L-lactate dehydrogenase A chain; the protein is MATLKDQLIQNLLKEEHTPQNKITVVGVGAVGMACAISILMKDLADELALVDVIEDKLKGEMMDLQHGSLFLRTPKIVSGKDYNVTANSKLVIITAGARQQEGESRLNLVQRNVNIFKFIIPNVVKYSPNCKLLIVSNPVDILTYVAWKISGFPKNRVIGSGCNLDSARFRYLMGERLGVHPLSCHGWVLGEHGDSSVPVWSGVNVAGVSLKNLHPDLGTDADKEQWKEVHKQVVDSAYEVIKLKGYTSWAIGLSVADLAESIMKNLRRVHPISTMIKGLYGIKDDVFLSVPCILGQNGISDVVKVTLTPEEEARLKKSADTLWGIQKELQF